Below is a genomic region from Amycolatopsis sp. 195334CR.
TCTCGCCGTGCACCACGCCACCGAGCACCCGGTCGCCGGACTCGTGCTGATCGACGGGGCGAACCCGGTGCCCTCGCCGTTCCTCGGCCCGGAGGACCTGCCGGAGTTCCGGGCGATGGCCGCGGAACTGGCCGTCGGCCAGGCACTGAGCGCGGCGGACATCCTCGACCTGAACCTGGAGATCGACGCGGTGCGGGGCAGCATCCTCGACCGGTTCCGGCGGCTGGACTGCCCGGTCACGATGATCATGTCGTCCTCGATGGCGGGCGAGGGCGGCCGTGCCGCGTGGCGGAACCAGAACTGGCGCGCGGGGATCGAGCGGCTCACGCGCGAAGTGCCGTCCGTCGTCACGCACTGGCTCGACGCCGGTCATGGGCTCGTCGTCACGCACGCACGGGAGATCGCGCGGATACTGGCCCGGTGTTGACCATCGGCGAGCTGGCGGCGTACGCGGGGGTGACGGTGCGCGCGGTCCGGCACTACCACGCGAAGGGGCTGCTGGCGGAGCCGGAACGCGACCACTCCGGCTACCGGCGGTACGGCGCCGGGGCGGCGGTCGAGCTGATCAAGATTCGGACCCTCGCCGACGCCGGGATCCCGCTGGCGCGCGTGCGGGAACTGCTCGACGCCGATCCCGGCGAGTTCGCCGTCGCGGTCGCCGACATCGACCGACGGCTCGAGGAGGAGATCGAGGAACGGAAGCGGCACCGCGAGCGGATCGCCCGGCTCACCGCCGGTGACCACCTGGTCCTGCCGCCGGAGGTGGTCGACCTGCTCGACCGGCTGCGGGCACTCGGCGTCGACGAGCGCATCGTCGGCGTCGAACGGGACGGCTGGATCCCGCTGGCCGCGCACTCGCCGAACCGGATCCCGGAGTGGGCGGCGCGCAAACGCGCCCAGCTCGGTGACCTCGTGGACTTCTACCTGATCCTGGGCCAGGCCCTCGATGGTGACGAGTCGCAGCTGCCGGGTCTGGCCGACCAGCTGGCCGCCCACCTCACACGGCTGGGCGAGGCCTACGTCGACGACACCGATCTGCCGCCGCCGTTCGCGGAACTGATGGACGCACTGGCTTTCGACGCCGCTCCACCGGCGCGCCGCCTGATCGCGTTGCTGCGCGAACGCGGCTGGACCGGCTGGACCAAGGTCGAACGCGTCACCTGACCAGCAGGCAGAAGGGACGCCATCGCCGTGAAGGCAGCATCAGGGGCGAGGTGTCCGCCCGCAGGTGGTGCCGGGTCAGGGCGAGGTGTCCGCTTGCAGGCGGCGCCGGGTGTTGCCGAGGTGGACGCGCAGGGCGGCTCGCGCGGTTTCGGCGTCGCCCGCCTGGATGGCGGCGGCGATGTTGTCGTGTTCCGAGCGCACCCGGTCGACGT
It encodes:
- a CDS encoding alpha/beta fold hydrolase is translated as MTIHHDGVTIPVSRGGRGRPLVLCPGLLTTQDDLRELIELLRLDHEVVSFDLRGHGRSSPGSRYTFDAFLGDLTAVLATLDEPPLLVGHSLGADLAVHHATEHPVAGLVLIDGANPVPSPFLGPEDLPEFRAMAAELAVGQALSAADILDLNLEIDAVRGSILDRFRRLDCPVTMIMSSSMAGEGGRAAWRNQNWRAGIERLTREVPSVVTHWLDAGHGLVVTHAREIARILARC
- a CDS encoding MerR family DNA-binding transcriptional regulator; the protein is MLTIGELAAYAGVTVRAVRHYHAKGLLAEPERDHSGYRRYGAGAAVELIKIRTLADAGIPLARVRELLDADPGEFAVAVADIDRRLEEEIEERKRHRERIARLTAGDHLVLPPEVVDLLDRLRALGVDERIVGVERDGWIPLAAHSPNRIPEWAARKRAQLGDLVDFYLILGQALDGDESQLPGLADQLAAHLTRLGEAYVDDTDLPPPFAELMDALAFDAAPPARRLIALLRERGWTGWTKVERVT